In Rosa chinensis cultivar Old Blush chromosome 1, RchiOBHm-V2, whole genome shotgun sequence, a genomic segment contains:
- the LOC112181985 gene encoding (-)-germacrene D synthase — MFPALASDLAQTPNITATPDVTQCSANFSPSIWGDHFLSYASMEAADSKSKKHVQDLKEELKRMIMAPTKRPSQKLHFINHIQRLGVSYHFEDEIDQILQQVHREEEYDDLCTTALSFRLLRQHGYNASCNMFNKFKDGDGKFKESLVNDVVGLLSLYEASHLQMPGEDLLNEALTFSTAHLMSAAHHLSSSSQLSKQVTHALYQPLWKGMPRIEARHHLSIYQEDDAHNETLLNFAKFDFNTVQKVHQKELLSIALWWKDLDFANKLPFARDRVVEAYFWALAIYFEPEYSFARMVSAKATAIITVIDDIYDVQGTYEELENFTEAIERWDISAVDQLPEYMKVFYKALLNFFTELEESLTNKGILYRLHYAREGFKVQVRAYFQEAKWFKQKYIPSMEEYMSVELYTSFFMVATVSFVGMGVIVTKDSMDWVFSEPKILKASSIIGRLMNDLVGHKFEQKREHIASAVECYMKQYGVTEEEAEVELTKQVNDAWKDINEEWLDATSIPRPLLLRILNFARSSEVLYKGEDVYTHSENVLKGYVVSLFIEPVPI; from the exons ATGTTCCCTGCTTTAGCGTCTGACCTAGCTCAAACCCCGAATATTACTGCCACTCCTGATGTTACTCAATGTTCAGCTAATTTTTCCCCGAGTATTTGGGGTGATCATTTTCTGTCATATGCTTCCATG GAAGCGGCAGATAGTAAAAGTAAGAAACATGTCCAAGACTTGAAGGAAGAACTGAAGAGGATGATAATGGCTCCAACGAAAAGGCCTTCACAAAAGTTGCACTTCATCAACCACATTCAGCGCTTAGGTGTCTCATACCATTTCGAAGATGAGATTGACCAAATTTTGCAGCAAGTTCACCGAGAAGAAGAATATGATGATCTTTGCACCACTGCTCTAAGCTTTCGATTGCTTAGACAACATGGTTATAACGCTTCATGCA ATATGTTTAACAagttcaaggatggtgatgggaAATTTAAAGAATCGCTTGTTAATGATGTAGTCGGCCTGTTAAGCTTGTATGAAGCCTCGCATCTTCAGATGCCTGGGGAGGATTTACTAAACGAGGCACTAACCTTCTCCACCGCTCATCTCATGTCTGCAGCACACCATTTAAGCTCATCATCTCAGCTTTCAAAACAAGTAACTCATGCCTTGTATCAGCCCCTTTGGAAGGGCATGCCAAGGATTGAAGCGAGGCATCACTTGTCTATTTACCAAGAAGATGATGCGCATAATGAAACTCTCCTGAATTTTGCAAAGTTCGATTTTAACACTGTGCAGAAAGTCCATCAGAAAGAACTATTGAGCATAGCCTT GTGGTGGAAGGATTTGGACTTTGCAAACAAGCTACCTTTTGCAAGAGACAGGGTAGTTGAGGCCTATTTTTGGGCTTTGGCAATCTACTTTGAGCCGGAATATTCCTTTGCCCGGATGGTGTCAGCCAAAGCTACTGCTATAATTACAGTCATTGACGACATATACGATGTGCAGGGCACGTATGAAGAATTAGAGAACTTTACTGAAGCTATTGAGAG GTGGGACATTTCTGCTGTTGATCAACTGCCAGAATATATGAAAGTGTTTTATAAAGCGCTGTTGAATTTCTTCACCGAGCTTGAAGAAAGTCTAACGAATAAGGGAATCTTATACCGCCTCCACTATGCGAGAGAAGGA TTTAAAGTTCAAGTCAGAGCTTACTTCCAGGAAGCAAAATGGTTCAAACAAAAGTACATACCATCAATGGAAGAGTATATGTCTGTGGAACTCTATACATCCTTCTTCATGGTTGCAACAGTGTCATTTGTTGGAATGGGAGTTATTGTTACAAAAGACTCCATGGATTGGGTTTTCAGTGAACCTAAGATTTTAAAGGCCTCATCTATAATTGGCAGACTCATGAATGACCTTGTAGGCCATAAG TTTGAGCAAAAGAGAGAACACATTGCATCAGCCGTGGAATGCTACATGAAGCAATATGGCGtcacagaagaagaagcagaagtcGAGCTAACTAAACAAGTGAATGACGCATGGAAAGACATAAACGAAGAGTGGCTCGATGCCACCTCTATCCCTAGGCCTCTACTCTTGCGGATTTTGAACTTTGCACGTTCTAGTGAAGTTCTATACAAGGGTGAAGATGTGTACACACATTCTGAAAATGTGCTCAAGGGTTATGTAGTTTCACTCTTTATCGAACCCGTGCCCATATAA